TTCTACGCGTGGAGCACCGTGTTCAGGATGGATGTCGTCAGCATGACTGTCTCTAGATGCCGGTAGGAGGATTGCAGTCAATTCATGGATGTTTCTAATTGGATGGATGTAGTGATGGTTTGATGGATTGATGAAGGATGATGTAAGTGTTGAGCTGAATTTAATTAAAGCTACTGAATAATTTATGAAAAGAGGATCATTTGATGGCCTGTGTGACACACACAATCAAGCCATCCAGGATGAGTGAGTGATCTCTATATATATCATATCATTAATGCACTAAATTTCATGAAACCAACTAATGATTTCATTCCTCATTGTTTCATTTGGTATGTTAATAGCTTTTGTAACGCATTGATTTTCAGGTCGTTACAAAAttgattttaataaaaaattctattagcaaaattttggttttagagcaggtacaatagcaggctattagccagctctAAACATATTGtaatgagataaacgatgagagagaagagaagcaggctgcaaatctgtagccagctgcagcatggactccaagacacactgtgtgtatgacaggtgggaccatatattaatagtatagcaaacaactattgtatgaattgactatttgattggctatagatgaattggagctagtagtgggctgtacTATTAGACTCGCTCTTAGCCATAGCGCCATCGCTCATCGCAGAGACGCGAACTTGCGGTCAGCCAGGCGTCAACGCTAATGAACCAGTGCATCTCGTGGACTCCGGCGTCGCCTCGATTGCGCAGCATGGCCTGCATGCCTTCCTGCCAATCGTCGATGTGCTTGGCACCACACCATCACTTAAATTGGACTGGCGGGATGTGGGGGTGGTGACGGGTATGTCATTGAACAACCTGCATAGGCCAAGAACTTTCATCCCAAATcacaaaaactttcaatttgatCCTAAAACTCTTATATCAAAATCACAAACTAACTTTCAacatgaaaaaacaaaattttcgtCTCAAATAAGAAAATAAGACTTTCAATTGAAGATATCAAACTTTCAtcgcaaataaaaaaaactttcaattcaaatatGAAATGTTTGAAAACCAATTCAATGaaaatctaaaacttttatcTAAATACCCAAAATCCTCTTCTCCTAGCCTCAATCGTTGGGTGCTTCATGCCCCTCACTGAATTCTCCTCAGGCTTCGGGGAGGTCGGCACTCGACACAAGGTAGATGCAGTGTGTGGCAATGGCAGGGATAGATACGGTGGAGTCTCGTAGCTAGAGCAGTCACTAATGCCAACATGGTTGACCCTAGTACTAGAGTTTAAGCCCATAGCATGAAGAAAGGTGATAGAGGGATGGAGGGTGGCTAGAGGCTGAGATGGGAATGGGGAATTTCGACGCCAATAAGATGGGGAATGGAAGGCGGGAAGTGGATATGATGGGGATGAATTTTCGATCGCCGACACATTCGTTGGGTGGTTTGTGAACATGAACGGATAGAGACACGTGGACGAGCTGAGAAGATGATGTGGAACTTTTGTTCACTAGTCTTTCCACCTCCCAGACTATCAAGCATTCAGACTTAATGGGCCGATACAATGTGCCTGCAGGTGCATATGTGCCGAATAGGATTCCtgataaatattactatatcaGTTTTTATGGAATACAAAACTGTCATTCTCACCTTTGATTGCCCAACCTAATTGACTTGgtttagggcatgtttggattgaagccaattCTTACCCTACCAATTATTTGGTAGTTTTGAATACTACTTGTTAGCTATTTGGATTGAGGCCAAGTCTTACCAATTCAATAGATTTAGAAAAAACAcaaccctaccaaaattttggtagtgccaaaatttaaatttattcaAGATTtgacattaccaaaattttggtagggcttCAAACCCAAACATCCCTTCATTTCCTACGTTATAATAGGCCCAAATAAACAGGCCTAGAGAAAATCGAGTATCTAACTCGGACGAGTGGCCCATCTAGGTCTAGCTAGCATAGGTTTGTGCTACTCGAGGAATTCATGTGGGCCCACAGTAGAGAGAAATCACACATTAGCAGTTTAGGATTCATTATACTGAACGGATGAATCGGATGGTCTCCCATCCTTTATTAATCCCTATGTCCATACTACTATAACCTATATGCaacataaataattttttaGGGCTAAtagcaaaaaattaaaaaaaaataaacttgagAAATCCAGAGGAGAAATTAACAATTAAATCTGTGAACAACGAGGAACCTTACATAGAGGGATCAAAAGTTTTAACACATCCATCCATTCATCTCACAATAACAAAAAGGACACGCATCTCCCCTCACGTTTTCATGAGGCAATAATCAAATACCTACCGTGCTGTGCTTCAGTAGATGCAATCGCCTATTGGCATTCATTGTCACGGCTAAAATTGTGCGCGAAGTCAGTTTTCGTCCTttatctttatatatataaccaCCGCCACCAAGACCGGCACACGTCATTCTGTACTCCCTTTCTTCTGAGAGATAATTCTTGAAATTCTTAGCCTTGTTTTTCGTTCAGGTACTACTTAGTTTGGTAAAGAGAGTATTAATAAAGTAGCTCACGAAATTGTGTTTTTAGCAAAGAGAGTTGTTGAGGCTGCGATTTTGCGCCTGGACTCTTACTGCCTATGAACTGCTCAGCTCATATTGTGTAATCCTCATCAGTTTTATCAATAATACATTCTCTCTTTCACGCAAAAAAATATTacccaattaattaataaatgccAATGATGCGTGAATATATGCATGATTACATACAGCTAATTCTGGAAGGAGTTGATTTCCATGCACAGATTAATTTGAGGTGTATTAAAATTTTGCCACTCATCATGAACAACTATGTCAGCTAAAACCGCCGAAATAAGCAACAATTATGTTTTGGATGGAAAGTATTATCTTTTCGGAGCCATCATAAAACACTGACAAAAGCACAAAATGTCAATGGACAGGAAAAGTGTTAACCAAGAAGTATTATTTTCCCCAACAAATGGGACCGTTACAGGCAAATTTACAGCTTTCCATATTTTGCTGGTCTGACATTATTCACGCACAACAATTTGACCACCACTACAAATAAGCCCGACCCCAAGTAAATAATTCATACACAAACACTGCAAGAACGAAGCAAAAAAATTAACATGGCTCAAGAATCGAAGCCTCTCGTCGTTGCTCTCCTCCTCTGCCTCATGATCGCCAAAGGTAAATCAATCATCAAAACCAAAAAATCATCCTCTCATCACAAAATTCACAGTATCACTATCTGCTAGTAATAATCATCAAGAAATTAAATCCTCACATTACtactgttcttcttcttcttcctccggaTGCACCATGCATGTTTTTACGGATCACCAGGCAACTGCCTCTGCATGGGCTGCATGAACGACCACGTCGTCGTCAGCCAGCTCGCCGACGACCGGAgcaaggtcggcggcggcggcggcggcggcggcgcgggcacgCTGTTCAAGGTGACGGTGGCCAACCAGTGCTGCTGCGACGTGGGGcacgtcgtcgcggcggcgccggggttCCGGAGCGCCATCCCCGTCGACCCCAAGCTGTTCCGGCGGAACCCCggcggcgatcgggagagctacctcgtcggcgacggcggggcgATCCGTGCCAACGGGAGCGTCACCTTCTACTACGCGTGGAGCTCCATGTTCAGGATCAGCGTCGTCGGCATGACTGTGGCGAACTGCCTGTAGGATTACGCAGGGAAAATTAATTGCTTCAAATGGGATGAGTCATAGTCC
This genomic window from Oryza sativa Japonica Group chromosome 12, ASM3414082v1 contains:
- the LOC107279746 gene encoding uncharacterized protein encodes the protein MAQESKPLVVALLLCLMIAKGNCLCMGCMNDHVVVSQLADDRSKVGGGGGGGGAGTLFKVTVANQCCCDVGHVVAAAPGFRSAIPVDPKLFRRNPGGDRESYLVGDGGAIRANGSVTFYYAWSSMFRISVVGMTVANCL